A segment of the Bacillus sp. es.034 genome:
TCTTTCTTCTATCGCTAGATGTTTAACAAAGCTGATAAACTCTTCGTTATCATTTTTTTCATTTAGTTCGATTTTTTGTATAAGTCTGTCCAAACGTGTGCGAACGGTTGGATATGATACATCATAATTTTTTGCAATGTGCTTTAGCGAACCAGAGTTTAAAACAAACTTCCTAATAAACTCCACTTCATCTTTTTCCAATGACAAGACCCAATTCGGAACATCTTTTATATCCATAATCTCCCTCCTCTCACCCATATAATACCAGATGCATTTAATAAAGTAAAAGTATTTTTTAATATTATTAAAAATAATATTAAAATAAATATAAATAATACTTATTACAACGGTATTCCAGAGTCTTTCTATAGTGAACTAAGGTACTGACTACAATGAGATGATTAGTCCAAGAATAAAAAAAAGAAGCTTATCTTAAGCTCCTTCAATAGTCTTCGTTTAATTCCATATGCAGATGAGTGAAAGTTCTTGTGAAATCCTGTTACCAGTTGATAAGAATTGTACATTCGGCACGTATCAGTTGGGAGATTAGGCTAAATCCTAGAGCCGATATATAGACGGAATAATTCCGCTTATCTCGTAATGAATAGTAAAAAAAACCGAAATAGTCGGAATAATTCCGGCTACTCTATCTATAAAGACGAAAAATGGTGGACTTTTCTGTACATAGTCGGAATAACTCCGACTATATCCCTCAAATGAAGGGATATAATGAATGTAACCGGAAAATCTCCGCTTATCTTTCTTTTGCTGGTTCTTCTATTAAGGGCAAGACATCTAATTTAAAAGACGAGGAACTCCTTCCTTATATCTGTCCCTTCATCTTCACCCTCTGACCAACCAAATATCCACCTGCCAACACAAAGAAAATCAAGAGCAGCCAGGCGAATCCGTCTGTGAATCCTGTCCGTTCAATGGCATAGCCGAATAGCGGAAAGCTGATCATGATGACAAAGCTTTCCATCAAGCCAATCAAGGAAAGGAATGTGGACCGTATATTACTTTTCAGAAAGCTCTGCACGAATGAGCTGAAGATCGGTTCGAACAGGCTTAAAAGTTGTGCAAGGATCAGAAACGACAGCAGAATCGCCCAGTCCGTTGCGAAGATGAACAGGACGAAAAAGACAAGGAAAAGTCCTAATCCATAATAAAGGATGTTGAAGAACTTGAATCGTTCCTCCACCTTGTACGCGATCTTCGCCATGACGACGCCGAGAAGTCCTTCGATGGTAAACACGGCTCCGACGACGATTGCCGAATAGCCCAGTTCCACGAAATATTCCTGTCCGTAAAATACCATGATCACCATGACCGCACTCGCCAGGATAAAAAGGACCACGGGTGCGTGAATGACCTGATTATTCCTCCATACGTTAATTCCCAATCGGAATTGGTGGATCCACTGATTGTACCAGCGTCCACTGATCTCTTCGGTCTTCCTGCTCCGGTTCTTTCATGAACAACAAAGGAACGACGGCGAGGACGTGGGTGACGATGGTGGATCCGTACACCCATTCCCAGCTCACTTCCGCCATGAAACCTCCGAGGAATTTCGCCAGGCTCAGGGATAACAGGGAAATCGCCGTCATGCTTCCGATCACCCGGGTATAATCCTTTTCCCGTTTGTCATTCTTCAATGTATCGTAGGCAAATGCCTGCTCAGCACCAGAATGGAGGGTGACCATGAGCCCCATGGACAGAAACGCCAGGGTGAACATGGAGAAGTTACCGCTCAAGAGCATAAACAATCCGTATAGGAGACTGAACAGATTCCCAATCACTAGGCTGACCTTCCTCCCGTACAAATCGGCAATCATCCCCGTCGGAACCTCGAATAATACAATGGCCAAGTGGAGAAGGGCCTCCAACACCCCGATCTCGCCCAATGTCATTCCCTTGTCGCCAAGATAGATGACCCATAGTGCCCGGTCGAAAAACAGCTGGGCAAAAAAGAGATAAAAGTATAGTAAATAGATATTGTTTTTTGTTTTTAATATGTTCATCATTTCGATTCGTCCTCTCGTTAATAAAAGCGCAGGCGGGTTCAGCAGCTGAATGGTAAGTCGCAAACCTCAAGCCCCTAGCCGCCACCGCTACATAAATCAAAAAAAGCCACAGGGAATCATTCCCCCATGGCTTTCGCTATTACAGGAAATCATACACTTGTTCACCCCTATGAAACATCAGCTAAAAAAGGACAGACGTGTCCCGAGGACGGCTGAAATTCCAATAATAGACATCATTAATAGTCGGTATTTTTTGATGTCTACAGTGAACGTATGCATGATATTCCCCCCTTTAGTATGTATGATTCATTTTTATTATATCTCTCTTCCTTTTTTTGGACAAGGGAACATTTTTCTGGCAGCACAGCCCATACTAATAGCTAAGGGAGGTGATCTGTTTATGAAAAAGCCTAATCAAACAAATGTGAAAGCCACGACATCAGGGACGGACCCCCAACAGGTGAAAAAGCAAATTCAAAAAGATGTCGCCGCGGGACAAGGTTCCATGACTTCACGGGAAGCAGGATCCATGAGGGATTAAGGATTCAAAGGGGCGGTTCACACCGTCTCTTTATCTTCTTTCAAAAAAGGAAATGGTTTAAGGTAGATTGTCCGATGCCTATATTTTATAATGAAGTGAAGGAGGTGAGAAAATGGAAAAGCAGATACTTGAACTATTATTGGATTTAAAAGGAGAAATGAAAGAGTTTCGAAGCGAGCTGCACACGTTTCAATCGGAGGTCCGCAACATTCGTTCTGATTTGAAAGAAACACAAGCTGATGTCCGTAAGATCAGTTCCGATTTAAAGGACACTCAGGCAGATGTCCGCATGATTAGTTCCGATCTAAAAGAAACTCAAGGTGATGTCCGTAAGATCAGTTCCGATTTAAAGACGACTCAAAATGATGTGAAGGAAATCAAGGAAACCGTGAACCGGATAGAAGCATTACAAACCGAAGATGTCATTGCAATGCTAAAGGTGACGAGGCAGAGCATAGAATCTGAATTTCATTATACGAATACAAGAATGACTGATATAGATAAGCGGGTCTTCAATCTTGAAAACAGGGTGGGGCGTTAATGCAGCTATAATACCTCTTGTTTACTGCTTACTCAGTTTGCCCCGCCAAATTCCCATCGTCTTCCTCACTATTGTATTCCACTCAATGTTGCTTTCTTTTCCACTTATAAGGCTTGTCTGCCCAATGAAACAACAACAAAAATAAGAATATACTGAAACTGATACTGATATTTTCTATCCACCTGATCTCTTCGTTTTTGATGAGTTGGTATAGAATCCTAACCACAAAATAGATCAGGGGTAATCGTATGCATTTTTTAAACACGAAGAGACTCCTTTCAGCGCGCCACTTTATGGGATTCATTTCCATTTTATCATTTTTTGAAGATCTTTGTGGTGCTGATTACGAAAAAAATGAAAGCCACAGAGGATCCATCCTTTGTGGCTTTGACTATCTACTTTTTACACTTGAAACTTCCGGACGAGACCATTTAATTCCTGAGCGAGTTTCGCCAATTGTTCCGAGCTTCCTGCCACTTCTTCCATCGAACTGCTTGTTTGCTGAGTCGAGGCGGGGGTTTGTTCGACGCCGGCGGCTGCTTCTTCGGACTTTTCCACCAAGTGCTATATGACGACAAATTTCTACATATGAAACTATAATACCGTTACTTAAGAACTAAAAGGAGGGATCTCTTTGAATGAAGAAAAAAGCAAC
Coding sequences within it:
- a CDS encoding DUF2089 family protein, whose product is MDIKDVPNWVLSLEKDEVEFIRKFVLNSGSLKHIAKNYDVSYPTVRTRLDRLIQKIELNEKNDNEEFISFVKHLAIEERVSLEDAKLIIEKYKNELEDK
- a CDS encoding MFS transporter, which produces MMNILKTKNNIYLLYFYLFFAQLFFDRALWVIYLGDKGMTLGEIGVLEALLHLAIVLFEVPTGMIADLYGRKVSLVIGNLFSLLYGLFMLLSGNFSMFTLAFLSMGLMVTLHSGAEQAFAYDTLKNDKREKDYTRVIGSMTAISLLSLSLAKFLGGFMAEVSWEWVYGSTIVTHVLAVVPLLFMKEPEQEDRRDQWTLVQSVDPPIPIGN